Part of the Lotus japonicus ecotype B-129 chromosome 6, LjGifu_v1.2 genome, GAATTGAGTTTCTTTCTTCACATACAAGACAGCACAAACTTAATTATTCCACGAGTGATGAACTTTTCTAAGTGATTCCCTTTGCACCCCATTAACCTTGCTACATCATATATTCTCTTGCGTGTAATGCATGATTAGTGGAAAGTGTTCACCTTAAAAATCTGAACACCAACCATGCTCTAATCACCATTACTTCATTCTTCATTTTTCACAGGCTCTGCATGTTCCAAAACCATGGCTTCAGAGAAAACGTCTTCTACCACCgccagcagcagcagcaacctAAGAATCTCTTCAGAAGAAACTCCTGCCACAACCAAATACAATTTGGAGAAAGAGCTAGCAAGGAGAGCTATCTTGAGGTCTCATCTACGCAGGAATGGGAGAAGAAAAATTGCAAGTAACAACAACAGTGCTAAATCGTTGCCTAGCAGGCTTAGTAAAGTTTCTCTAGAAGAAGATTCTGCAGAATAAGTCTTAGGTATGAGACACTGTCATAAATGTGTATATATAATTCCATATTGTAAATAAGGCATCCAAAATGCTTGCTTATGATGTTAAGATGAAAAGCAAATTTACAAGTTTTACATGCCTCTATAGCAGTAATCAGGATTTTTTTTCTAGCAAAATAAATCTAGCAGCAGTGAGCTCAGATCCTAGGATGTGTACACATGATCAGCAAACTTTGTAAAATAGCTTATAATATCTTGCAATAACTGATCAATTTGTGGATGAATAAACAGATTTCATTGCAAGTATTCTATGAGCTTGAGCATTAGTTTGCAGAACAGAGCTAAAAAATTTGTAAGGGGATCCAAGGAGAACAATATTTTGTAGGGCTCCAATAAGATTGTATAGCCCACTCATTTAAATTAATGTTTCGTTGAAATTGAGTACTGACTACAGATATTCTAAATAAAGTAAAATGTGATTTAGTCAATGTGAAATGAATAATATTTGGCTCTAGTACCAACTTTTTAGAATGTCACATTTTGACCCCCATTTTTTAAAATACCATAATATTAGTTCACAAAAGTGATACAACTTGCCTAAAAATGCATTTActatgtacccaaaaaaatgcATTTACTTTGCAACTTCTTCCATTCACTCTACATATACCCTAATGCATCTTCACTTATATTATCACTAGCCATTATAGAGCAATCAGATGCATCATGTCCGTACAATGGTGCTGAGAACTGCCTACGCTTCCTACTGAGATCAACTCCATCTCTTGCCCTTCTCTCCTTTAGCTTCCCTAAAGCCATAGAATCATGTGGATTTTCAATTGCAAAACCATGAATCATTTCATCAGTGTCTTCAACCTCAGGCAGGATCAATGAATCTGATGGATAACAGTATGTGATATCATTCACCGCATGCGCTGACCTGGGAAGGGTTTTGATCTGTGATAGCACCATCGGAACCTGCTCACAAGCCACGTCGAGGCGCTCTTCGGTCTCAATGGATTCCATTAGAAGTGTTGAAACCATGGACTCCAAAAATTGTATCTTATCAGGCTGATCCCTGCTATTTGTACCCCGAAAGGGGTTAGTAGGCGACAAACCGGTGCTTCGCCAACGCGAAGGCAAATACTGATCCGGGATGTGAAAACAGTTATTAGTTGACATGACGCGTAGCACGTGTCTGCATAAGATGCCTGTAAACTCAAACAGATGGCAGCTGCAGCTGATGTGCTCTTCACAAGGAACCCAAAATACTTTGCACCCTCCATCTGTGTGAGCGTGGTGCCTGACCTGGAAACAACCTTCATCAACCAGAAAGGAAGCATATTGTGGTGCCAAAACTAGCTCATCCTGGAGTTTACTCAGGGCATAGGGAGTTAGTACAGTGGCAGCATGGGATTCAATAGGTGAACCTGTTTTGAGGCAAACTTTCTGAAGTTTCCGTTGCATCTTTTGCTTTGCTCCGGTCCGGTCATTAAAATCAACAATATCAGCCACCTGTAAAAAATGATGTGTAAATATGGCATATCATACAGATAAATAAAACTAAATGCAATAAATTATATATCACTGACTTGCTCTAAAAAGCGATCTGGTTGAGATTGGGCACTCAAGAACCGTTGGATGAAAGCATTGATGGACTCAGACTGACATGTGCTGGTCAATCCTGCAAAGAAGTATCGCCTCAAGAATGGTAAAGCCCAAAATGTCCTTAATGAATATAGGCTAATAATATGTTTATTTGCATGGAGTCCATATTTCTCTACCATTTGTCTCCAGCCTTCTTCAAAATCTTCCACCAGTTCCAAATTGTAGAGCCGATGGAACTCAGCTTTCCACTCATCATATTGTGATCCAAGAAGTAAAGAAAACCAGTCTGAGAACCTAGAAAGAATATGCCATATACAAAAGCCATGCTTAGTTTCAGGCATTTCAGTAGCAATAGCTTCTTTCAGCCATGTGTTGTGATCAGTTAATATTGTTTGTGGAGCCTTTCCTTTCATGAAGTCCAAGAAAGCCTGCATATATGTCATTTACAAACAAAAATAAGTCAAATTAATCAGATCTCGTAAACATCATGTAAATGAACAAAGTATCAGTCAATGCATTGTACACGGTCATTatcattcttccatcaaagaaACAAATCACATATCTAAGGTAGCACGTGAACAGATTAGAATAATAAGAGGCAACAAGGGTCGAACTCCAAATCACTTGATCATGGACGTTTTGACACCTTGTCATGAAtcaactatcccaaaagcttaagctattgggtgaAGATATGAGTTGTTTTTTATTATACTTCTAACAAAGATCAACCAGAACATGAGTCTTTTACTGTTAGGTGcatattaaaatattacaaaataagtCAAAAGCTAAAACAGTGGTATATTATAGTTCCAGTAAAAAGGGCGGGGACCAAAAACAGCAAAACAGAACAAACTCTTCCATTATGCTACTAAGAATCAACAGATCAcacattaaaaagaaaaatacatcCAAATTCTTGCTGCCTTGATATTTGTGGTTTTGCTAACACGTTCCCCTTAGACGCGTGTTAAGGAATTAAAGTCGAAATTCTTAAATGTAAAATACAAGCGTTCATTATCTTGAAAATCTAAGAAGCGTCAATATTTTATCTTAACAGTAATTAGGACAATAAGTTGTTGACTAATACAACAACAAAATCGTTATCCCACCAAGACTGCATATTTTCATAAGGTTCTAATCTTACCTTTAGAGCCCATGTAAAAGATTGCATATTTTCATCCCGTAAAAGTGCACAACTAAAGGAACATATCATTCCATTGTTGTCCACTCCAAGCCAAATTCCCAACAGCATGTCATAAGCCTCCACTCGGTAGGTTGTATCAAAAACCACAGCATCTCCAAATGACTCATATGACTGAATGGATGAGGCGTAGGACCATGCAATATTCTCAAGCCTGTTATTATTGTCTATTTTGAATTCATACCTGAAGTTGTGATTTTCATCTTTTAATCTCTTGCACATAGTAATCAGATCAATAGCATCATTATCTCTATCCACATTTCTGAAAGACTGCAACAAGTTTCTCACATCTACCTCTGTAAATGGAAGACAACCAAGTTTGATACCCTTCTCTAGCTCCATTAGTCTTAACATTTGTCTTACCGACATTCCAGCTTTAGCAAACATGCATATCCGACCCTTGTCATCAGGAGATATTGGACAGTATGCAGGGAGCAGACGCAACTCATTGGATTTTAACAACTCATGATTGTGGATGTTCCTAAAACCAGTAACACGCCATTCAGGGACATCAAAATCTGCCCTTCTCACAATACGCATATATGCTTGGCAACCACAGCGAGCCGATTTGCGGTTCCTTTGTATCTTCCCTTCATCAGAAGGTTTAGACTGGGGAAATCCACCTCGATGGCAAGTAAAATCCCTCCTTGTAACTCCCCGGCCAACCCCATCTTTCCCTCGAGTGCGGTGTCGTCTAATAGAAAAGCCACATTGTTTAGCAAAACTGCAGTAAAATTCATAAGCAGCTTCTTGAGAGACAAATCTTTGACCAATAAAAGGAACAAGATTGACAGAAGTTTGTCTAGACAAAATTGTATCCTCCGGTGTTTCCTCAACAGTGCCAATGTCATCCTGGGACAAATCTGTTCCATTTTCAGATGATTCCAGCAGTCCTTCTGACATTGTGTTATGTAAGTAAAAAAGCAGAATTGGTTTGAGAAGTAACCTGCAAGACAAGCAAATGAGAAATCAGCTTAAATATGATATCAGAATAAGAAATGAATAGCCGAAATGAATTGACAGGAGCATGAAACCTCTTTCACTACAAGAACAGAGAATATAATAGACGAAACCCCTTATTCTTATCCGTTACATAGTAGTATCAGATTTGTTGATGACCAGACTAGAAGAACCAAAGCAAAATTCTAGAATGATCAAACAGATATTCTGGCtttacttttcctttttttcttttccattgaTATCTAACTCATCCCTAGAATAGGAAAGAACAACCTGGAACAGGAACCTCGCTCTTTCGCCGCTATCATCGCTAAGTAGCTAACCGTGAACTTTGGAAACAGAAATTACAAGCTAGACAAGACTAAAAACAATTAAAACAGTAAACTGAGCTCATACTAGTTAACTAAACTTATCTATAACCATAACAATATACTCCCATATAACTACTAGGTTTATGTCTCTCATTCCACTAACAGTTCCCAGCACACACACATCACTCATCAATGTCCAAGAATTTCATGTGGGTctctcaaaataaataaataaaacatgtCCTAAAAATAACATTCTCCTTAAAACTAACGAACTCATGCTTAGGTTTCACAGATCCAGACACCATTTATGCAAAATCTCATTCAATCCCAATCCcatttagaaaaagaaaaaaaaaacataaagtgaaaattaattcaaaacaaaagTTCAACTGTTCAGATTGAATTATGAACAGGAAACTTGACATGCTTATGAAAAATACCAGGTTGGATCGTGGGGTGCAGTAAGGTTAGCTCAATGATCAAAATCGAACTGCGAAATTGAATtttgagaagatgaagaaatgaaGATGGAAGTGGCGGGGAGGGAGTAAAGCGCATCCCATGGAGAACGATAAGCATTTACAGGGAACCAAATCTTATCGTGCACCGTCTGGATGCACACTCTTATCCAGCGCATCATGTTTCCTCATGGACTTCTGGGCTTATTGGGTTCATCAAATGGACTTATTGTATTCCAATCtagtttctaatttttttttatttacaaaaaTGGTAGAACGAAGAGAAAGCGACATCTACAACCGAACAGAGCGTCAGTGGTATGTTGTGATTCAAACCCTCAACCTATGAGGAAGTGAGAGTTAACCCCGAAACCTGAAGTTAGTTGTGTCAAATATTCTATTACAATATTAATAATTGGTGtttaagtaatgatatataACGCTTATATAAAATTAGAGTTAGAGGATGGTGTTTCAGTCCAAGACAGGAAAAGTTAGCGAGTTCGAAGAGCGCTTACATAAGACGTACGTTTATTTCACCACATGGAGACTAATGAGAGTTTGTCGAATCTGCGACCTGTAAAGTACGAGAATATATTAGGCTTCACTAGACCAACTCATGTAAgctattaaatatatatttattttctatttaatatttttataatattcaagaagaaattataaaatttaCTTAGAAAAAGAATACACTCCACTAAAATGCGTGCTTTTGGTTTATATATCCACTTACTTATAATAGTTTTTGTCACTTTTTGTTTGTGAGGTAGTGCACTGCATTATCGTCTTCACCCTCAACTCAAGTTGAAGTATGCTAAGAACACTCCATGTTAAGTGTTTTAGTAACGACTTGCAATGAGGAATGTGGCCTCAAATAATTTTGAGGTTAAAGACTTTGAACTTGAACTATCAAGTACGGGAGCAGGTTAATTATCAGagccgggggggggggggggggcatgtGCTAGGACACGACACCATTGCTTTTGCTTGGTATGAATAAAACGACAAAGGAAAATGATTTACATATTTAAgtaagaaaggaagagaaatgAGAAAGTGATTGATGTTATATATGTAAAGTTgagaaataaagagaaaaatgaggtaTTTAAAATCTATTTGATTGCAATTTTAGTTTACAGCTTttagaaacaatttttaaaaatagtttttagaagaagaaaacagtttaATTTGTTTGAATGTCATGTTTTCTAACATTAAGAAAACtaatatctgaaaactaaaaataaaaataaaatctaaaaacacctttttatttgttttggtttagttttaaaaacggaaaataaaaattgtttaaaaaacACTTTTTAAAAACTAGTCGTATCAAACATGTTATTAAGTATTTACATCTTATATATCTTCAAGTACCATTACCGACaaaacaccaaataatgaagCATGGAAGAATGGTGGTAGGGGACGGCTATCCCATTATTTGTTTAACAAGGCATAAAGCTAAGTGTCATCTTCCCTCAAATCTTAAACATTCTATGCATATCTAATATTTTGTCTTACGCACGAGGGTTATTTGCAATGTGTATTGGTTTGGTTTTTGATGAGAAAAATCATTCGATTCAATGTACtatctttttatctttttttcttaaatgtactatatgaaaattattttattattgctgttattg contains:
- the LOC130723030 gene encoding protein FAR1-RELATED SEQUENCE 11-like, translated to MSEGLLESSENGTDLSQDDIGTVEETPEDTILSRQTSVNLVPFIGQRFVSQEAAYEFYCSFAKQCGFSIRRHRTRGKDGVGRGVTRRDFTCHRGGFPQSKPSDEGKIQRNRKSARCGCQAYMRIVRRADFDVPEWRVTGFRNIHNHELLKSNELRLLPAYCPISPDDKGRICMFAKAGMSVRQMLRLMELEKGIKLGCLPFTEVDVRNLLQSFRNVDRDNDAIDLITMCKRLKDENHNFRYEFKIDNNNRLENIAWSYASSIQSYESFGDAVVFDTTYRVEAYDMLLGIWLGVDNNGMICSFSCALLRDENMQSFTWALKAFLDFMKGKAPQTILTDHNTWLKEAIATEMPETKHGFCIWHILSRFSDWFSLLLGSQYDEWKAEFHRLYNLELVEDFEEGWRQMVEKYGLHANKHIISLYSLRTFWALPFLRRYFFAGLTSTCQSESINAFIQRFLSAQSQPDRFLEQVADIVDFNDRTGAKQKMQRKLQKVCLKTGSPIESHAATVLTPYALSKLQDELVLAPQYASFLVDEGCFQVRHHAHTDGGCKVFWVPCEEHISCSCHLFEFTGILCRHVLRVMSTNNCFHIPDQYLPSRWRSTGLSPTNPFRGTNSRDQPDKIQFLESMVSTLLMESIETEERLDVACEQVPMVLSQIKTLPRSAHAVNDITYCYPSDSLILPEVEDTDEMIHGFAIENPHDSMALGKLKERRARDGVDLSRKRRQFSAPLYGHDASDCSIMASDNISEDALGYM